GACGGCCTATGCGGCCAAGCTGAAAGGCGACCCGGTGGCTGTGATGGCCTATTTTGGGGACGGCACCGCCTCCTCCGGGGATGTGCTGGTTTCGTTGAATTATGCAGGTGTCTGGAAGGTCCCGCTGGTGCTGTTCTGCCAGAACAACGGTTGGGCCATTTCCGTTCCCACGCACATGCAAACGGCCTCGCCGACCATTTCGGCGCGTGCGGCCGCCTTCGGCTTCGAGGGGGTCCAGGTGGACGGCAATGACCTGCTGGCGACCTATGGGGTCACCAAACGCGCGCTCGAGAAGGCGCGGCGTGGCGAGGGACCGACCCTGATCGAGGCCATGACTTATCGCGTCGGGCCACACTCCACCTCTGATGACCCCAGCGCGTACCGGGACGAAGCTGAGGTGGCACCGTGGCGAGACAAGGACCCGATCGCCCGATACGAGGCCCAGTTGGCCTCGCTCGGTCTGTGGGACGAGGCTTTTGGTAAGTCCGTACGTGACGCTTGTCATGCCGAATTGCTGGAAGCGGCCAAGGCTTCCGAGGAGGCCGGCCCCCCGGAGGTGTCCACGATTTTTGACGAAGTCTATGCCGAGATGCCCTGGCACATCCGGGAACAGTGGCAGGCCCACATCGGCCTGCGCCAGGAATGAGACGGTTCCTGGCGGCCCTTGGGCTGCTTCTCTCGCCTCAACTGCTGGCCCCGTGCCCCGCCAACGCGACTACCTTGCCCCTGATGGATCTCTCGCCGGGCGTTCGCTCGCTGAGCCTGGGCGGATCGGACCTGACGCTTCACCTTGCAGCTGATCTGGCCTTGAGTGGGGTGGCCAGTGGCTGGTTGCTGGGGTTCGCTGGGGGCCTCGATTGGGCCAATCCCTTGCGGCGCGATTCGAACCACATGCTGGCCTTGCGGGTGGGGCGTCGGATCTGGGGGGATCATCGCCTCAGTGTGGGGGCCTTGCTGAGTGGTGGCTTCAACTGGGTTGACCCCACCACGGCCCCCAGTGACCCCACCGAGCAGTTTTTCGACAGCAACCTGTTGCCCTGGTTGCAGCCAGCCCTGGTGGTTTCGTGGCAACTGCCCCTGTTGGAGCGTTGGTGGCTGCGGGCATCCCTGGGGCCCGTATTTGGTCGCTGGACGGCAGGACCCCTCATGATGCCCTGGATCGTACCGGCCGCAGAGTTGGCCTACCGCGTACAGCCCAACCAGGAACTGGTCGTGTCGGGTGGGTACGCCAGTCCGAACGGGGTGGCCTGGCGCGTCGCGTTCTGATCGCCGCGAAGAGCCTTTCCTGAGGACTTTAGCTTTTCTTCGGCTTCTTTCAGATAGCTGAGCCCCCAGGCGCGCGTGGTCGCTTGGGGGCTCCTTCGGTCTTCTTGTCAGACCCGACACACCACCGGAGGCGGAGCGAGGGGCTCGTGATGAGGCTTTTTGAAGAGCGTGATGGTCAACTTGGCCGGGTTGAAGACGTTGTGGTTGTGGGTCGTCGGGGTGGTGAGAATGAACTGCGCACGGGACGCCTTCAAAAAGTCGCCGACCTCGTCGATGCGCTCCACGGACAGATGCGCGAAAGGCTCGTCCAGAATGAAGAATCCGGGGCCCTGGCCACCATCGCCGTCCGTCAGGGCCATGAGCAACAACAAGCTGACGATCACCTTTTGACCGCCAGACAGGTCGGGGTCCGACAGGGGGCGAAGGTCTTTTCCGTCATAGGCCACCTGGACATGGACGCCGGCCTTCTCGATGCCATCGTCGTCCGCTGACAGTTTCGGCAGTTCCATCTGGAGCCTGATGTTGGCTTTCTCCGCCAGCCGCAGCGCGTTGCCACGATATTCTTCAAGAACCTGTTCCACCAGGCGGATGTAACTGCCTCGGCAAGCCTTCAGTTCGGCCTCACCTTCGTTGACTTCCCGCAGCCGACGCGTGACGAAGCTCTCCTGGGCCTGGACGTTTTCAGCCTGCTTTTCCCAGAGCGTCACGATGGCCGGGTCTGTGCAGCCCGCGTAGCGACCCAGCTCTCCTTCCATCTCGTGGATGCGCAGACGCACCACGTCGGGCAGCGGAATGCCTGCCAGCGCCTCTGGCGTGCGGCTGGCTTCCGGGATCACCTCTTCCAAACGCCGGCGGTTGGTCTCCAGGGCTGCGAGTTGAGGTCCTCGGCTGGCCAGTTGGGCTGAGAGCGAATCGATCTCTCGCTGTAGCCGGGCCAGGTCGTGTTCGGCCTGGCTGGCATCCCGATCGGCGTTGGCTGCAGCCTGGGCCTTGGTAATGATCTCATCCTGCGCGCCCTTGAGTTGCGCTTCCAAGGTATTCAGCTGGCTCTGCCAACCTTCACGACGCGCCAGCAAGGCTTCGTATTCTGGGCGAATGCGTTCCCATTCCTGGCGTTTTTCCTGGTCGGCGAGGGCTTGTCGGCGCTCGGCCAGTTCCTTGGCGTAGAGTTGAATGTCACGCTTGACGTCGCGGGCTTCTTCTTCAATCTCGGCCACGCGCTTGAGCCCTTCCTGAGCCCGCGAGGTCACGCCCATCTGACCCAGGTAGCATTCTCCGGGACGCACCCCGATGAAGATGCCGCCACGCCGGTCGACCTTGTATCCGTCTGGGGTGATGGCCGCTTGGAAACGCCCGATCACGCTCTTGGCTTCCTGGACATCCTCGACCAGGGCGGTCTCGTTCAGTCGTTCCAGGATCCAGCGCGGTACGCGGGAATCCAGCACTTTGACCGCTGCCAGGGCAGACCCTGCCCGGGGGGCCAGGGATTGGTCACGGTTCGGCTCGCACATGTAGTGGCGGTAACGTCCCCGGCGGGCCAGTTCCAAGGCCGCCACGTGGTGTTGCGGCGCCACGATCCAGTTGAAGCGATCGCCACCGACCACCGACTCGATCGCCAGTTGCCAACGTTGATCCACCACCTCCAGGGCTTCCGCCACCAGCGTCGCGGGGATCTCCGCGTCCCGCAGGGTCGTGCGCATGTCGTTCACGAAGGGAGGATAGACGACCTGCCCCTTTTGCAAGGAGGCCAGGACGGC
This genomic interval from Candidatus Sericytochromatia bacterium contains the following:
- a CDS encoding thiamine pyrophosphate-dependent dehydrogenase E1 component subunit alpha encodes the protein MTADHLTQSSDRVETHGLDEVRLHHAYRTMVMMRLLHDRATALQRTGRIHSWLGCYGQEAAIVGSSLASEPQDWLFPSYREHAAALVRGIPVGKLMDHLFANAIDNAKGRNLPPEYTFREINYVSISAPVGTQVPQAVGTAYAAKLKGDPVAVMAYFGDGTASSGDVLVSLNYAGVWKVPLVLFCQNNGWAISVPTHMQTASPTISARAAAFGFEGVQVDGNDLLATYGVTKRALEKARRGEGPTLIEAMTYRVGPHSTSDDPSAYRDEAEVAPWRDKDPIARYEAQLASLGLWDEAFGKSVRDACHAELLEAAKASEEAGPPEVSTIFDEVYAEMPWHIREQWQAHIGLRQE
- a CDS encoding AAA family ATPase; protein product: MFKILKLSFSNWDCWRPVSVPLDEPIVMLAGPNGSGKTTFLDGIRIILNAPRLSTKRRRNKYMRDKRQMTVVSALVSNYESEVGRPFRCLNIQDDLVTLACVLVPSAGSVESRYVILPGEAPFSDIQAAFTQNKMLGPVEYSDILFKAGVSRSLLSILAIEQGETNKLCERTPHELFTYVMQIKGQRQVFDRYQEAKDSYHRALADLDEQTKRLGVEQASLERLERQKREFDVFRDRHGQVAHYRNTLLPLAEYKDVMNDLKRLGPDLENGQQRLGALKGDQEALKAFHAKEIEAKATLTADLAAARERGQGLDLERKGIMQEGRELDQAVGRFESARLAAERVLEEDMESLQADVDVAEEAVGEARARLNRLEEQRKELLAVLASLQKGQVVYPPFVNDMRTTLRDAEIPATLVAEALEVVDQRWQLAIESVVGGDRFNWIVAPQHHVAALELARRGRYRHYMCEPNRDQSLAPRAGSALAAVKVLDSRVPRWILERLNETALVEDVQEAKSVIGRFQAAITPDGYKVDRRGGIFIGVRPGECYLGQMGVTSRAQEGLKRVAEIEEEARDVKRDIQLYAKELAERRQALADQEKRQEWERIRPEYEALLARREGWQSQLNTLEAQLKGAQDEIITKAQAAANADRDASQAEHDLARLQREIDSLSAQLASRGPQLAALETNRRRLEEVIPEASRTPEALAGIPLPDVVRLRIHEMEGELGRYAGCTDPAIVTLWEKQAENVQAQESFVTRRLREVNEGEAELKACRGSYIRLVEQVLEEYRGNALRLAEKANIRLQMELPKLSADDDGIEKAGVHVQVAYDGKDLRPLSDPDLSGGQKVIVSLLLLMALTDGDGGQGPGFFILDEPFAHLSVERIDEVGDFLKASRAQFILTTPTTHNHNVFNPAKLTITLFKKPHHEPLAPPPVVCRV